One genomic region from Candidatus Nitrosopumilus koreensis AR1 encodes:
- the rplM gene encoding 50S ribosomal protein L13 translates to MASQETVVRTDRPIVVDATNHIAGRLSSNVAKLLKQGHRVSLVNCEKIMYSGTRSNLIKEYREFLEINSIINPKHGPVHYRRPDTIITKMIRGMLPYEKKPSGISAHKRLRTYIGSPKELKSFEKIQFEKAKIKKSASNYTTMGELCRVIGWTE, encoded by the coding sequence TTGGCTAGTCAAGAAACGGTTGTCAGAACAGACAGACCAATTGTTGTAGATGCAACTAATCATATTGCAGGTAGACTGTCATCAAATGTTGCAAAATTACTAAAACAAGGACATAGAGTTTCACTGGTAAATTGTGAGAAGATCATGTACAGTGGAACTAGATCAAATTTGATTAAAGAATATAGAGAATTTTTAGAAATCAACAGCATTATTAATCCAAAACATGGTCCTGTACACTACAGAAGACCAGACACAATAATCACAAAAATGATTAGAGGAATGTTACCATATGAAAAAAAACCATCAGGAATTTCAGCACATAAAAGACTAAGAACATACATTGGCTCTCCAAAAGAATTAAAATCATTTGAAAAGATTCAATTTGAAAAAGCAAAAATTAAAAAATCTGCATCAAACTACACCACAATGGGAGAATTGTGCAGAGTGATAGGGTGGACTGAATGA
- a CDS encoding 2-oxoacid:ferredoxin oxidoreductase subunit alpha produces the protein MSSVDFTWLIGGPQGSGVESGANIFSRVCAEMGYQVFGKREFYSNIKGEHSYFAVRISDQKIHSNVNDVTLMASFDAETIFRHYDEVISGGGIIYDTDLEDITTDKVHTLDDPFKQRLHKELESHNKPFSVAGVLEIAKEKGVLLYPVSFKSILETLAEETENPRLKGLIRMFNVIGVSLSLGLVKMPTGSLQKTIGTIFSNKQEIAKINQQAANYSYNYATAKFENFNHTLTGIQKEPETLLVQGFQGTALGKMACGCRMQSYYPITPASDESVFLESNEILEIIDDRPGSTAVIQTEDEICAIGMAIGSALTGTRSATCTSGPGFSLMAEMLGWAGINEVPIVITNYQRSGPSTGLPTRHGQDDLLFSVYAGHGDFPKIVYASGDVEESFYDTGNVFNYADVFQVPVIHLMDKFIASSVVTCKRFDTSKISINRGKLLEKVEDGYQRFAFTDDGVSPRSRLGIDNGIFWNTGDESDEAGHISEDPILRAKMMDKRMSRLDLILKEIPDVEKAVSFGVEDYTIISWGSAKGPIIDAIEMLKKEGISIGFVQLKLLHPFPGDYISSLLKDAKTIIDVEANYSAQLGKLFKQNVKRDIDYSILKYTGRAMTSTEVYDSLKKIVENKADSREVLMHGA, from the coding sequence ATGAGTTCTGTTGATTTTACATGGTTAATTGGAGGTCCTCAGGGTAGCGGGGTTGAATCTGGCGCAAATATCTTCTCTAGGGTTTGTGCTGAAATGGGTTATCAAGTATTTGGAAAAAGAGAATTTTATTCAAACATCAAGGGGGAGCATAGTTATTTTGCTGTAAGAATATCTGATCAAAAAATTCATTCAAATGTAAATGATGTAACATTAATGGCATCTTTTGATGCTGAAACAATCTTCCGTCATTATGATGAAGTTATTTCAGGTGGTGGAATAATTTATGATACGGATCTTGAAGATATAACTACTGATAAGGTCCATACACTTGATGATCCCTTCAAACAAAGACTACACAAAGAACTAGAATCCCATAACAAACCATTTTCAGTTGCTGGTGTTTTAGAAATTGCAAAAGAAAAAGGTGTTTTATTGTATCCTGTATCCTTCAAGTCTATTCTTGAAACACTAGCTGAAGAGACTGAAAATCCACGTCTAAAGGGATTGATTAGGATGTTCAATGTTATCGGTGTCTCTCTATCATTGGGATTAGTCAAAATGCCTACTGGCTCGTTACAAAAAACAATCGGAACGATTTTTTCAAATAAGCAAGAGATTGCAAAAATTAATCAACAAGCTGCAAACTATTCTTATAATTATGCAACTGCAAAATTTGAAAATTTTAATCATACCTTAACTGGAATTCAAAAAGAACCTGAAACACTTTTGGTTCAAGGATTTCAAGGAACAGCGTTGGGAAAAATGGCATGTGGTTGTAGAATGCAATCATACTATCCTATAACTCCAGCTTCAGATGAATCTGTATTTTTAGAATCAAATGAAATTTTGGAGATAATAGATGACCGTCCTGGTTCTACTGCAGTTATTCAAACTGAAGATGAGATTTGTGCTATAGGTATGGCCATTGGTAGCGCTTTGACTGGAACGCGTTCAGCAACCTGTACTTCTGGTCCGGGGTTTTCTTTGATGGCTGAGATGCTAGGTTGGGCAGGAATAAATGAGGTGCCCATAGTGATTACCAATTATCAAAGAAGTGGACCTTCAACTGGATTGCCAACACGACACGGACAAGATGATTTACTTTTCTCAGTTTATGCTGGTCATGGTGATTTTCCAAAAATTGTTTATGCTTCAGGTGACGTTGAAGAGAGTTTCTATGATACTGGAAACGTTTTCAATTATGCTGATGTTTTTCAGGTTCCAGTCATTCATCTGATGGATAAATTCATTGCAAGTTCTGTTGTAACTTGCAAAAGATTTGACACCTCTAAAATCTCAATTAACCGAGGAAAACTCTTAGAAAAAGTAGAAGATGGGTATCAGCGATTTGCATTTACTGATGATGGTGTGTCTCCCCGCTCAAGATTGGGAATTGACAATGGAATTTTCTGGAATACTGGAGATGAATCCGATGAGGCTGGCCATATTTCGGAAGATCCTATACTGCGTGCAAAGATGATGGATAAGAGAATGTCTCGCCTTGACTTGATTCTCAAAGAGATTCCAGATGTAGAAAAGGCTGTTTCTTTTGGTGTTGAGGACTATACTATAATTTCATGGGGTTCTGCAAAGGGACCAATAATTGATGCAATTGAAATGCTCAAAAAAGAAGGAATTTCTATTGGGTTTGTACAACTCAAACTTTTACACCCATTTCCTGGTGATTACATTTCATCTTTACTAAAAGACGCAAAGACAATCATTGATGTTGAAGCAAATTATTCTGCACAACTAGGGAAATTATTCAAACAAAATGTAAAAAGAGACATCGATTATTCTATATTAAAATACACTGGCAGAGCAATGACTAGTACTGAAGTTTATGATTCACTTAAGAAAATTGTTGAAAACAAGGCAGATTCTAGGGAGGTTTTAATGCATGGCGCTTAA
- a CDS encoding 3-isopropylmalate dehydratase large subunit → MNIVEKILARASGKSQVTPDDVVFANVDKVMVHDVSGPGVIKVFDKLKNKGVDVSKLWDPSKVWVAEDHFVPSAEKVSAENIVKLSNFTKSYGIEKHFKYGMGQYGICHTLSHEEALVMPGDVYVGGDSHTNTTGALGAFACGLGHTDVAYVLLNGKIWFKVPETDYFKLNGKLPDHVMAKDLILKIIGDIGTDGGNYRTMQFGGSGIDEMSVESRLTLCNMTTEAGAKNGIVEADQKVVDYLASRGATNAHVFRGDDDAQYANVYEYEASKLEPLVAKPFSPENIAVVREAPSVELDKSYIGSCTGAKYEDLEAAAKILKGRTVKIRTEILPASISIYKRAMENGLLSIFLDAGVTVGPPTCGACCGAHMGVLAKNEICISTTNRNFPGRMGHVESETYLSSPMVAAASAVTGKITDPRDLQ, encoded by the coding sequence ATGAACATTGTTGAAAAGATTCTTGCACGTGCATCAGGAAAATCGCAAGTCACACCTGATGATGTAGTGTTTGCAAATGTCGATAAAGTTATGGTTCACGATGTTTCAGGTCCTGGTGTTATCAAAGTATTTGACAAATTAAAAAACAAGGGTGTTGATGTCAGTAAATTATGGGATCCATCAAAGGTTTGGGTTGCAGAAGATCACTTTGTCCCATCTGCTGAAAAAGTATCTGCTGAAAATATTGTAAAATTATCAAATTTTACAAAAAGTTATGGAATTGAAAAACATTTCAAATATGGAATGGGACAATATGGAATTTGTCATACGTTATCTCATGAAGAGGCATTGGTTATGCCTGGTGATGTCTATGTTGGCGGTGATTCTCATACTAACACAACGGGTGCACTAGGTGCATTTGCATGTGGATTGGGCCATACTGATGTTGCATATGTTTTACTTAATGGAAAAATTTGGTTTAAGGTTCCAGAAACAGACTATTTTAAACTAAACGGAAAACTCCCCGATCATGTTATGGCCAAAGATTTGATCTTGAAAATTATTGGTGATATTGGCACTGATGGTGGAAACTATAGAACAATGCAGTTTGGAGGTTCTGGAATTGATGAGATGTCTGTTGAAAGTAGATTGACTTTATGTAACATGACTACTGAAGCTGGTGCAAAAAATGGAATTGTAGAGGCTGATCAAAAAGTTGTGGATTATCTTGCAAGTAGAGGTGCAACAAATGCTCATGTGTTTAGAGGGGATGATGATGCTCAATATGCAAATGTGTATGAATATGAGGCATCTAAACTAGAACCTCTTGTTGCAAAACCATTTTCTCCTGAAAATATTGCAGTTGTTAGAGAAGCTCCCTCTGTAGAACTAGACAAGTCATACATTGGTTCTTGTACTGGTGCAAAATATGAGGACTTGGAAGCTGCAGCAAAAATTCTCAAAGGAAGAACTGTGAAGATTAGAACAGAAATCCTTCCTGCATCTATCTCTATTTACAAACGTGCAATGGAAAACGGATTACTTTCAATTTTCTTAGATGCTGGAGTGACAGTTGGTCCCCCAACATGTGGGGCATGCTGTGGTGCACACATGGGAGTGTTGGCCAAAAATGAAATTTGTATAAGCACTACAAACAGAAACTTCCCTGGAAGAATGGGTCATGTTGAATCAGAGACATACCTATCATCTCCAATGGTAGCAGCTGCTTCTGCAGTAACTGGAAAAATTACTGATCCGAGGGATTTACAATGA
- the leuD gene encoding 3-isopropylmalate dehydratase small subunit (catalyzes the isomerization between 2-isopropylmalate and 3-isopropylmalate in leucine biosynthesis): MKGNVIKYERDNIDTDVIIPGQYLKVHDYAELATHAMEGLDPDFHSKVKEGDFILSGKNFGCGSSREHAPIALSHSGVKAVLALSFARIFYRNSVDGAFLLPIEIEEDAYKGISEGDEIDIDINKNEINNLTKNQTYKMKPFSEIIGKIIEAGGLFNYKP; the protein is encoded by the coding sequence ATGAAAGGAAATGTCATAAAATACGAACGGGATAATATCGATACTGATGTGATTATCCCTGGACAATACCTAAAAGTTCATGATTATGCAGAACTTGCAACTCATGCAATGGAAGGATTGGATCCTGACTTTCACTCTAAAGTCAAAGAAGGTGATTTTATTTTATCTGGAAAAAATTTTGGATGTGGATCGTCACGTGAACATGCTCCAATTGCATTATCTCATTCCGGAGTAAAGGCTGTGTTGGCATTGTCTTTTGCTAGAATTTTTTATAGAAATTCTGTAGATGGTGCATTTTTGTTACCTATTGAAATTGAAGAAGATGCTTACAAGGGAATCTCCGAAGGTGATGAAATTGATATTGACATCAACAAAAATGAAATCAATAATCTAACAAAAAATCAAACATACAAGATGAAGCCTTTCTCTGAAATTATTGGAAAAATAATTGAAGCAGGTGGTCTCTTTAACTACAAACCATAG
- the leuC gene encoding 3-isopropylmalate dehydratase large subunit: MGKTLFEKIWDAHVVVEKQSGPSLIYIDRHLVHEVTSPQAFDGLRMNNRKVRRPDLTIATMDHNVPTTDRGLPILDQTSSVQIQTLEKNCHDFGIKLFDINSPNQGIVHVIGPQLGITLPGSTIVCGDSHTSTHGAFGALAFGIGTSDVEHVLASQTLWLEKPKPFEIRVEGKRKNSHAVTAKDVVLSIIKNIGTGGGTGTVIEYRGEGIEDLSMEQRMTVCNMSIEAGARAGLIAPDEKTYDYLRGRQYTPKNFESLVDYWKENLKTDDDAKFEKQFTLHIDDIAPQVSWGTNPGMTCDVTESVPTPDEFSKGDSNQKKGAEKALDYMDLKPGTPIEEIKIDRVFIGSCTNARIEDLVEASKIIKGQKVSPNVRAMVVPGSQMVKKQAEEMGLDKIFIDANFEWRESGCSMCLGMNPDILSPGERCASTSNRNFEGRQGTGGRTHLVSPVMAAAAAIHGHFVDVRKMDLS; the protein is encoded by the coding sequence ATGGGAAAAACACTTTTTGAAAAAATTTGGGATGCTCATGTTGTTGTTGAAAAACAGTCTGGACCTTCTTTAATTTACATTGACAGACATTTAGTTCATGAAGTAACATCTCCTCAGGCCTTTGATGGGCTTAGGATGAACAACAGGAAGGTTAGAAGACCTGATCTTACCATTGCCACAATGGATCACAATGTTCCAACAACTGACAGAGGACTTCCAATTTTAGATCAGACATCATCCGTTCAGATTCAAACCCTAGAAAAAAACTGCCACGATTTTGGAATTAAATTATTTGATATCAACAGTCCAAACCAAGGAATAGTACATGTTATTGGTCCTCAGCTAGGAATCACTTTACCTGGTTCTACAATTGTCTGTGGTGATAGTCATACATCAACTCATGGGGCATTTGGTGCACTAGCATTTGGAATTGGAACAAGTGATGTAGAACATGTTTTAGCATCTCAAACTTTGTGGTTAGAAAAACCAAAACCATTTGAAATTAGAGTGGAGGGAAAACGAAAGAATTCTCATGCAGTTACTGCTAAAGATGTTGTATTGTCTATTATCAAAAACATTGGCACTGGAGGAGGCACTGGAACAGTAATTGAATATCGTGGTGAAGGAATTGAAGATCTTTCCATGGAACAAAGAATGACTGTATGCAATATGTCTATTGAAGCAGGAGCCCGTGCGGGGTTGATTGCTCCTGATGAGAAGACATATGACTATTTGAGAGGTAGGCAATACACCCCAAAAAATTTTGAGTCTCTTGTAGATTATTGGAAAGAAAATCTGAAGACTGATGATGATGCAAAATTTGAAAAACAATTCACATTACACATTGATGATATTGCACCTCAAGTAAGCTGGGGAACAAATCCTGGAATGACATGTGATGTAACAGAATCTGTTCCAACACCTGATGAATTCTCTAAAGGTGATTCTAATCAAAAGAAGGGTGCAGAAAAAGCACTTGATTATATGGACCTAAAACCTGGAACTCCAATAGAAGAAATAAAAATTGATAGGGTGTTTATTGGTTCTTGCACTAATGCAAGAATAGAAGATCTGGTTGAAGCGTCAAAAATAATCAAAGGACAAAAAGTTTCTCCTAATGTTCGAGCTATGGTTGTACCTGGTTCTCAAATGGTGAAAAAACAAGCAGAAGAAATGGGTCTTGATAAAATTTTCATTGATGCTAATTTTGAATGGAGAGAATCTGGATGTAGTATGTGTCTTGGAATGAATCCTGATATCTTGTCTCCTGGTGAAAGATGTGCTAGCACATCTAACCGAAATTTTGAAGGAAGACAAGGTACAGGTGGACGAACTCATTTGGTTAGTCCCGTTATGGCAGCAGCAGCTGCAATTCATGGGCATTTTGTTGATGTAAGGAAGATGGATTTGAGCTAA
- a CDS encoding DNA-directed RNA polymerase subunit D has protein sequence MDFEDFHQDLSSLEVISKDNQKIALKLKGVPLQYANALRRVCLNGVPVFAIDTVDIIENTSVLPDEGLAHRLGLIPLKTDLSRFNEPSKCECQSEAGCSNCKVMLVLDSGDSDVTRTVLSNEISSEDDSITPISDKIPIVELAPGQKIKIECYARLGRGTEHAKWNSANISMLTETDKEDERILTVESTGALNPEQIILSGVEEVSNRLSEFKDTIGQISE, from the coding sequence GTGGACTTTGAAGATTTTCATCAAGATTTGTCATCCTTAGAGGTAATTAGCAAAGATAATCAAAAAATAGCTTTGAAGCTCAAAGGTGTTCCATTGCAGTATGCAAATGCCCTCAGACGGGTTTGTCTTAATGGAGTGCCAGTATTTGCAATTGACACAGTAGATATTATTGAAAATACATCTGTTTTACCAGATGAGGGTTTGGCACATAGATTAGGTCTCATACCACTCAAAACAGATTTGAGTAGATTCAACGAACCATCAAAATGTGAATGTCAGAGTGAAGCAGGATGTTCAAATTGCAAGGTAATGTTAGTTTTAGATTCAGGCGACTCTGACGTTACAAGAACAGTTCTATCTAATGAAATATCATCTGAAGACGATTCAATTACTCCAATATCAGACAAAATTCCAATAGTAGAACTTGCACCAGGTCAGAAAATCAAAATTGAATGCTATGCAAGACTCGGACGCGGCACAGAGCATGCAAAATGGAACTCTGCAAACATTTCAATGCTGACAGAGACTGACAAAGAAGATGAAAGAATCCTCACTGTTGAATCAACAGGAGCTCTCAATCCAGAACAGATCATCTTATCAGGGGTAGAAGAAGTAAGTAACAGATTGTCAGAATTCAAAGATACAATCGGTCAAATTAGCGAATAA
- a CDS encoding nucleotidyltransferase family protein, producing MKAIILAGGKGTRGKPYTEFFPKAMTPINGKPVIDYVIRYLQKFSFIKEIIIISDFEGLGGQIKNYYGNQKNISFVQDSQSGTGGDLLHVEEKLKGESEFVLWFVDNLCAIDLKKMKEVFSKKKSSACIATRTKRKEETGFASVEDGIIKEFKEKPVMKLQLSECLGVYMLGEDIIKKIKSKKKQKEINLSYDILQQLSKEGKVSAFDIGDNEWIDAESPSYLERNQKTVRKIIKQMGL from the coding sequence GTGAAGGCAATAATTTTAGCCGGGGGCAAAGGTACACGAGGCAAGCCATATACAGAATTCTTTCCAAAGGCAATGACACCAATTAATGGAAAACCAGTCATAGATTACGTGATAAGATATCTGCAAAAATTTAGTTTCATAAAAGAGATCATCATAATCTCTGATTTTGAAGGGTTGGGAGGTCAAATCAAAAACTATTACGGAAATCAAAAAAACATTTCTTTTGTTCAGGATTCACAGAGTGGTACCGGGGGGGATCTGTTACATGTTGAAGAAAAACTCAAAGGAGAATCTGAATTTGTGTTATGGTTTGTAGATAATTTGTGTGCAATAGATCTTAAAAAAATGAAAGAGGTATTTAGCAAAAAAAAGAGTTCTGCATGTATTGCAACTAGAACAAAAAGAAAAGAAGAAACAGGATTTGCATCAGTAGAAGATGGAATTATCAAAGAGTTCAAAGAAAAGCCAGTAATGAAATTGCAGTTATCTGAATGTTTAGGGGTATACATGCTTGGAGAAGACATTATCAAAAAAATAAAGTCAAAGAAAAAACAGAAAGAGATCAATCTCTCATACGATATATTACAACAACTATCAAAAGAGGGAAAAGTTAGTGCTTTTGATATTGGAGACAATGAATGGATTGATGCAGAGTCTCCTTCTTACTTGGAAAGAAACCAAAAGACGGTAAGAAAAATCATAAAACAGATGGGATTATAG
- a CDS encoding coenzyme F420-0:L-glutamate ligase: MQLTVLPLLADRMSEKFDVFEVFLKTLEKNNVELQDGDVIVISTKYISNSQGRIIDLDKISISDKGLDISKKYQLRPEIAEVVIRESDKIFGGIGGFVITSSDNIMAPNAGIDKSNAKKGKVILYPENPYLVAEQLRRKIFLKNSIHVGVILVDSRLMPARIGTSGVAIACAGIEPVLDMRSKKDLDGNPLKVTFQAVVDNLATIANHKMGEGAESKPFAIVRNSGATLTDRKIDSSEMAIDPEQCVYVRGLSNPPKSQ, from the coding sequence GTGCAATTAACTGTTTTACCTCTATTAGCAGATAGAATGAGTGAGAAATTTGACGTTTTTGAGGTATTTCTAAAAACACTAGAAAAAAACAATGTTGAACTACAAGATGGAGATGTCATAGTAATTTCAACGAAATATATCTCAAATTCACAAGGAAGAATCATAGATCTTGATAAAATTTCAATTTCAGATAAAGGATTAGATATTTCAAAAAAATACCAACTAAGACCAGAGATTGCAGAAGTGGTAATTAGAGAATCAGATAAAATTTTTGGAGGGATAGGAGGATTTGTCATTACATCATCAGATAACATAATGGCACCAAATGCAGGAATAGACAAGTCTAATGCAAAAAAAGGTAAAGTGATTCTTTATCCAGAAAACCCATACTTGGTAGCAGAACAACTTAGAAGAAAGATTTTTCTAAAGAATTCAATTCACGTAGGAGTTATTCTAGTTGACAGTAGATTGATGCCTGCAAGAATTGGAACATCCGGTGTTGCAATTGCATGTGCAGGTATCGAGCCAGTACTAGATATGAGATCCAAAAAAGATCTTGATGGCAATCCACTAAAAGTAACATTTCAGGCAGTTGTAGATAACTTGGCAACAATTGCAAACCACAAGATGGGAGAAGGTGCAGAATCAAAGCCGTTTGCAATAGTTAGAAACTCCGGTGCAACCCTAACAGATAGAAAAATAGATTCGTCAGAAATGGCAATAGATCCTGAACAATGCGTGTATGTCAGAGGTCTTTCAAATCCTCCAAAAAGCCAGTAA
- the rpsI gene encoding 30S ribosomal protein S9 — MTTPKTEIYFATRKTSSAHVYITKGQGKIRINNVPVEMIPQETAREVILAPLEITGDLRDKIDISVRVRGGGFMGQASAVATAISRALTGWTKSKKDPKDHPFPKSTREDLRKRITDYDKYLISGDARRKEPKKFGGPGARRRKQKSYR, encoded by the coding sequence ATGACAACACCAAAAACTGAAATTTATTTTGCAACTAGAAAAACATCTAGTGCACATGTTTACATTACTAAAGGACAGGGTAAGATTAGAATTAACAATGTACCAGTTGAAATGATTCCACAAGAAACTGCTCGTGAGGTAATTTTAGCACCACTTGAAATCACAGGTGACTTAAGAGACAAAATCGACATCTCTGTTAGAGTAAGAGGAGGAGGTTTCATGGGACAAGCAAGCGCTGTTGCAACTGCAATCTCTAGAGCCCTAACAGGATGGACAAAATCAAAGAAAGATCCAAAAGATCATCCATTCCCAAAATCAACTAGAGAAGACCTTAGAAAGAGAATCACAGATTATGACAAATATCTAATCAGCGGTGATGCCAGAAGAAAAGAGCCAAAGAAGTTTGGCGGACCTGGTGCAAGAAGAAGAAAACAAAAATCATATCGTTAG
- a CDS encoding 2-oxoacid:ferredoxin oxidoreductase subunit beta yields MALKMADFKTDVHNDWCPGCGDFGIVNAIQMALAEMGVQRDKTTIFSGVGCSGKTSHFINTYGVHTLHGRVLTFAQGAKIANPEMTVVAVGGDGDGLGIGAGHFVAAGRRNVNMTYIIFDNGVYGLTKGQASPTLKLGEKTKSLPSPNTNYNVNPIGLAVASGFTFVARGYSYDVRHLKDLIIQAVKHNGLSFLDVLQPCPTYNDLNTRDWYAGTDLVDEAQKRHSRIYKLEEHGYDPAVHFNEEAEVNEKLSQSLIKSLEWGNKIPIGVFYKNEIITPYTVRLRDKIPNYLENPPAKQNIAKNGFSNADISQILDSLEV; encoded by the coding sequence ATGGCGCTTAAGATGGCAGACTTCAAAACTGATGTCCATAATGATTGGTGTCCTGGATGTGGTGATTTTGGAATTGTAAATGCTATTCAGATGGCCCTAGCTGAAATGGGGGTTCAAAGAGATAAAACTACAATATTTTCTGGAGTTGGGTGCTCTGGTAAGACATCTCACTTCATCAATACATATGGTGTACATACTTTACATGGTAGAGTCTTAACGTTTGCACAAGGAGCCAAAATTGCAAATCCAGAAATGACTGTTGTTGCAGTTGGTGGTGATGGTGATGGTTTGGGAATAGGTGCGGGACATTTTGTTGCAGCAGGCAGACGTAATGTAAACATGACCTACATAATATTTGATAATGGTGTTTATGGATTGACAAAGGGACAAGCGTCTCCCACATTAAAGCTTGGAGAGAAGACAAAATCACTTCCTTCTCCAAACACAAATTATAATGTTAATCCCATTGGATTGGCAGTTGCAAGTGGTTTTACATTTGTTGCACGTGGTTATTCTTATGATGTGCGACACCTCAAAGATCTAATTATTCAGGCAGTAAAACATAATGGCCTTTCATTCTTAGATGTACTGCAACCATGTCCAACTTACAATGATCTTAATACCAGAGATTGGTATGCTGGAACTGATTTAGTAGATGAAGCACAAAAAAGACATTCAAGAATTTACAAACTAGAAGAGCATGGATATGATCCTGCAGTTCATTTTAATGAAGAGGCAGAAGTAAATGAAAAACTTTCGCAGTCTCTGATTAAATCACTTGAATGGGGAAACAAGATTCCAATTGGTGTATTTTACAAAAATGAAATCATCACTCCTTATACTGTTAGATTAAGAGATAAAATTCCAAATTATTTGGAAAATCCTCCTGCAAAACAAAACATTGCTAAAAATGGATTCTCTAATGCTGATATCTCTCAAATTCTAGATTCACTTGAAGTATAA
- a CDS encoding 50S ribosomal protein L18e has protein sequence MTNQVVIRMAKDLKSASAKNEAPIWAKLAEYALKPSIARRDINLNKIGKLTKENDTVVFPGKVLGTGNVPHKITLCSFSISNSAANKIIENGGKLISYSELIEQNPTGKGVVLLG, from the coding sequence ATGACTAATCAAGTAGTTATACGTATGGCAAAGGATTTAAAATCAGCATCAGCTAAAAACGAGGCTCCAATTTGGGCAAAATTAGCCGAATATGCGCTAAAACCATCTATTGCCAGAAGAGACATCAATTTGAATAAGATAGGCAAACTAACCAAAGAAAATGACACTGTAGTATTTCCAGGAAAGGTTCTTGGAACAGGCAATGTGCCTCATAAAATCACATTATGTTCATTTTCAATTTCAAATTCTGCAGCTAACAAAATTATCGAGAATGGTGGAAAACTAATCAGTTATTCTGAACTCATTGAACAGAACCCAACAGGTAAAGGAGTCGTATTACTTGGCTAG
- a CDS encoding DUF6659 family protein, with amino-acid sequence MDFEKLCSDILDLDSSIRYAAIQNNAGVKITGGFRDGVSPILSDEEIQMMHYHASQRWQTRKNIEHKIGPAKYAFAEYDKIKRITFPLDEKHLLMITTETNTDHANVIKKILELVNN; translated from the coding sequence GTGGATTTTGAAAAATTATGTTCTGATATACTGGATTTGGATTCTTCTATTAGATACGCTGCTATTCAAAATAATGCTGGCGTCAAAATCACTGGTGGATTTAGAGATGGTGTTAGTCCAATTCTTAGTGATGAGGAGATTCAGATGATGCACTACCATGCATCCCAAAGATGGCAGACTAGAAAAAACATTGAACACAAAATAGGTCCTGCAAAGTATGCCTTTGCAGAGTATGATAAAATTAAGCGAATAACCTTTCCTCTTGATGAAAAACATCTTTTGATGATTACAACTGAAACTAATACTGATCATGCAAATGTCATTAAAAAAATACTTGAATTGGTCAACAACTAA
- the leuD gene encoding 3-isopropylmalate dehydratase small subunit, with product MEPFKKTKSIVTPLDKVNVDTDQIVPKQFLKLVQKSGFGKFLFFNWRYDENEKPKSDFVLNDSKYDGSKILVAGDNFGCGSSREHAVWALQDYGFAVIIAPSFADIFFSNCFKNGILPISLDQKIVEKLQHETQPIEVDLEHQTIKTSSETISFEIDSHKKKILLEGLDDIAQTYQYENEISEFEKQSIIPSVL from the coding sequence ATGGAACCTTTTAAGAAAACAAAAAGTATTGTGACTCCACTTGACAAGGTAAATGTTGACACTGATCAAATTGTGCCAAAACAATTTCTAAAATTAGTGCAAAAGTCTGGATTTGGAAAATTTTTGTTCTTTAATTGGCGATATGATGAAAATGAGAAACCAAAATCAGATTTTGTATTAAATGATTCAAAATATGATGGCTCTAAAATCTTAGTTGCAGGTGATAATTTTGGATGTGGTTCTAGCCGTGAACACGCAGTATGGGCCCTGCAAGATTATGGGTTTGCAGTGATTATTGCTCCCTCTTTTGCTGATATCTTCTTTAGCAACTGTTTTAAAAATGGAATCTTGCCTATTTCACTGGATCAAAAAATTGTAGAAAAACTACAGCATGAAACACAACCAATTGAAGTTGACTTGGAACACCAAACAATCAAAACTTCTTCTGAAACCATATCTTTTGAAATTGATTCTCACAAAAAGAAAATTCTCTTAGAGGGGCTAGATGACATTGCACAGACATATCAATATGAAAATGAAATTTCTGAATTTGAAAAACAGTCTATAATCCCATCTGTTTTATGA